GCCCAGAAAAAACGTAATATGGTGTGCAGAATCCGCGATAATACGCAGCTCTCCATCCACCGTGGCACTGGTTGCTGACATGTATTCCTCAATCTGCTGTTCGATCTCGAAATACTGTTTGGTATAGCGAAAAAGGCGGTCCCCCTCAGGGGTCAGAGACACCATTTTGCGCTCGCGATGGAATAACAGCACGTCATAGTCTTGTTCCAGTTTGCGGACTTGCTCGGAAATCGCGGGTTGGGTGAGGAAAAGCGCTTCTGCGGCCCGCGAAAACCCGCCCGTTAAGGCAACGTAATGAAAGGCTTTTAGCTGGCTGTGGCGCATATTTTTGGCTTTCATTTATTTCATAAGCTGAGCCTATGATTTGATTGTAATTAGCAATTTCACATATAGGTTGGAATTCTGCAATGGTCGTTTTGAAAGTCACTTCGGAGAGATAAAATGGCCGCTCCAGAATTCAAAATACCCCGCCCACATTTGGGCGAGCCTTACCTTCTTACCCCCGGTCCGTTGACCACATCCTACGTCGTCAAACAGGCGATGTTGCGCGACTGGGGAAGCTGGGACGATGATTTCCGCGGTATGACGCGCGAGTTGCGGGCGCGTTTGCTTGATCTTTTGGGTGCGGGCAAAGAAGCCTTCGATTGTGTCCCAATGCAAGGCAGCGGCACGTTTTCAGTTGAGGCCATGTTGGGGTCGTTTATCCCTCGCAACGGCAAGGTTTTGGTGCTTGCCAATGGCGCCTACGGCAAACGCACGGCGCAGACGCTGGAATACCTTGGCCGCGCTCATGTGGTTCTGGACAAGGGCGATTACCTGCCGCCACGCGGCGCAGAGGTCGCGAAAATCTTGGCCGACGATCCGGCCATCACCCACGTTGTCGCTATCCATTGCGAAACCAGCTCGGGCATTTTGAACCCGGTTGAAGAGATTTCCGAAGTTACTTATGCGGCGGGCCGCAAGCTGTTGATTGACTCCATGTCGGCCTTTGGCGCGATTGAATTGAAAGTTGCGGATATCCGCTACGAAGCGCTGGTGTCTTCGGCGAATAAATGCATTGAAGGCGTGCCCGGATTTGGCTTTATCATCGCGCGCAAAACTGAGCTTGAGGCCGCCAAGGGCAATAGCCATTCCTTGAGTTTGGACGTCCATGCCCAATGGGCGCATATGAATAAAACCGAGCAATGGCGCTTTACGCCGCCCACCCATGTGGTGGCTGCATTCCTTGTGGCATTGCGCGCCCATGAGGCCGAAGGCGGTGTCGCAGGGCGGGGCGCGCGCTATACGCGAAACCGCGATGTGATGGTTGCTGGCATGCGCGACCTTGGGTTTGAAACCCTGCTCAAAGATCGCTGGCTCTCCCCCATCATTGTCACATTCTTTTGTCCTTCGGATGATAACTTTGCCTTTGATCGCTTTTACGAACTGATGAAGGACAAAGGGTTTATCATCTACCCTGGAAAATTGACCGTCGTCGACAGTTTTCGCGTCGGTTGTATCGGCCAAATGGACGAACATGTTATGCGGCAAGTTGTTGCCGCTGCCAAAGAAGCGCTTGCCGAAATGGGCGTTGCAAATGCAGCACCACCCGCGCGCGCCCTAGAAGAACGCGCTATCCTAGCCGCTTGATTACAAAAGGAAATACCACATGACTATTCAATCTCCCATCGTCGCCAATGGCCGCGCATATCCCGTTCCTAAAACCTGCGCCATCGCCATTTGTCTGGACGGTTGCGAGCCGGAATATTTGGAGGTCGCGATTGCCGATGGCCTGATGCCAACCCTCAAAAGGATGCGCGAAACAGGCACTGATAGGTTGGCGCATTCGGTGATCCCGTCGTTCACCAACCCCAATAATCTGTCCATCGCAACGGGACGCCCGCCTGTTGTGCATGGCATTTGCGGCAACTATTTGTACGAGCCGGAAACCGGCGAAGAAGTCATGATGAACGACGTGCGTTTCCTGCGCGCGCCCACCATTTTCAAGACGTTTTATGATGCCGGTGCGCGGGTTGCGATTGTCACCGCAAAGGATAAATTGCGCGCGCTTTTAGGGGCGGGCCTGACGTTTGAAGATGACCGCGCCAAGTGCTTTTCAGCCGAGAAATCCGATACCTCCACACAGGCCGAGCATGGTCAGGAAGCCGCGAGCAAATGGCTCGGTATGGCGCAACCTAATGTCTATTCCGCTGAACTGTCCGAGTTTGTTTTCGCCGCAGGAGTAAAACTTCTGCGTGAGTGGAAGCCCGATGTGATGTACCTGACCACGACCGATTTCGTGCAACATAAATACGCGCCGCACCAGCCCGAAGCCAAAGCCTTCTATGAAATGTTCGACAAATATCTGACCGAACTTGATGCCATGGGCGCGGCGATTGTGGTTACGGCCGATCATGGAATGAAGCCAAAACACCTCGCCGATGGATCGCCTGCGGTGGTCTATGTTCAGGATTTGCTCGACGAGTGGTTGGGCGAAGCGGCGGCGCGTTTGATCCTGCCAATCACCGACCCCTATGTTGTGCACCACGGCGCGCTAGGCTCGTTTGCCACGGCATATTTGCCAGAGGGCGCCGATCAGGCCGATATCATGGCCAAGCTGCGCGCGACGGAGGGTATCACCGATGTTCTGACCAACGCCCAAGCGGTTGCGCGGTTTGAACTGCCAAGTGATCGTATTGGCGACATTATTTTGGTTTCGGGCGAGAATATTTGCATCGGAACCTCGGAGCATCGCCATGATCTGGCCGCGCTCAAGGAACCACTGCGCAGCCACGGTGGGTTAACCGAACAAGAAGTGCCCTTCATTTGCAACCGCGTTTTGCCGCTGCCTGAACGTCCCGTTTTGCGCAATTTTGATGCGTTCTTTTACGCCACCACAGCGGCGGCCCTTTAAAAAATGGCCGTTCTCAAATCTGAAATCCGCAACGAAGGCATGCGCATCGGGGGCGAAATTGTCTTTACCGACGATGTGATCCCCGTTCACTATCCTTTCACAAACGAGGTGGTTGGCTCTGTTCCTGCGGGCACGGCCGAACATGCAAAACGTGCGTTCGAGATTGCGGCAAACTACACCCCTAAATTGAGCCGCTATGAGCGCAGCCAGATTTTGCGGCGGACGGGGGAGCTGATTGGAGAGAGGCGCGATTATCTTGCAAGATGGTTGACGCTGGAGTTGGGGATTTGCCACCAACATGCGATTTATGAAACCAAACGCGCGCAGGATGTGTATCTATTTGCCGCGCAACAGGCGCTGGTGGATGACGGCGAAATTTTCTCCTGTGATCTGACGCACAACGGCAAACCGCGCAAGATTTTTACCAAGCGCGAACCCGTGCGGGCGATTTCGGCGATCACCCCGTTCAACCACCCGCTCAACATGGTCAGCCATAAAATCGCGCCCTCGATTGCTACCAACAATTGCATGGTCCTTAAGCCCACTGAGCTGACGCCCCTCACCGCGATTGCGCTTGCGGATATCCTCTATGAGGCCGGATTACCGTATGAGATGCTCCAGATTGTTACGGGGTGGCCCAAGGATATCGGCGAAGAAATGATGGTGAACGAGAACATCGATATCGTCACATTTACGGGCGGCGTGCCCGTGGGTAAACTGATTGCAGCGAAAGCGGGCTATAAACGTCTGGCGTTGGAATTGGGTGGCAATGACCCGTTTATCGTTTGCAATGACCTGTCTGATGAAGACCTCGAAAAAGCCGCGACGATTGCCGTGGCGGGGGCGATTGGCAACTCTGGGCAACGCTGTACCGCGATCAAACGCATTCTGGTTCAGGAGTCGGTGGCGGATAGGTTTGTGCCGATGGTTCTGGCCAAGGCCAAAGCGGTGAAGTTTGGCGATCCCCAAGATCCCGAAACGGAACTGGGCTGCGTGATCCATGCAGAGGCGGCAGAACTCTTTGAAAAACGGGTGTTTATGGCCGAAAAAGAGGGGGCAAAAATCCTTTACCATCCCGGCCGTCAAGGCGCACTTCTTCCGCCCATTGTGATTGACCACGTGCGCCATGACAGCGAGTTGGTGATGGAGGAAACCTTTGGCCCCATCGTGCCCATCGTCCGTGTTCCCGACGATGACACCGAGGTCATGCGGATTTCAAACTCCACGAATTTCGGCCTGAGTTCCGGTGTCTGCACCAATGATTTAAACCGCGCGATTGCCTATATCAACGGTCTGGATGTCGGCACCTGCAACATTTGGGAGCAACCCGGTTATCGTATCGAAATGTCCCCCTTTGGCGGCATCAAAGACAGCGGCAATGCGGTTAAGGAGGGCGTGATCGAGGCGATGAAATTCTTTACTAACGTCAAAACCTACTCCCTGCCGTGGCCTGAATGACGTCAAATCATCTGTCTCGTTTTTTCCAATTGAGGTCCCATGTCCAAAAAGATTGTCCACACTGAAGGCGAGTCAAACACATCCGATGCCCGCCAAGCTTGGTTGGAAAAATCGATCGGTCCGCGGTCCGCGCCATTGCTTGAGAGGGATTCAAATGCCTTTCTGCATCAAAGTCTGTCGAGCCCCTGTGTGAGCACAATCGCCAAGGCGGAGGGTATTTGGATCGAGGACATGGACGGGCGGCGCTATATGGATTTCCACGGAAATTCGGTGCATCACATTGGATATGGCCACCCGAAATTGGTTGCGGCAATCAAAAAGCAGCTGGATGATCTGCCCTTTGCACCGCGTCGTTTTACCAATGATCCTGCTGTTGAGCTGGCGGAGAAAATCGCCGAAATAGCCCCAGGGGATTTGTGTAAAACACTGTTTACCACGGGCGGGTCGGACGCGAATGAAGTCGCGTTAAAGATCGCGCGCGCGGCAACGGGGCGGTTCAAAACCGTGTCGTTTTGGGATGCGTTTCACGGCGCGGGGTTGGGCGCAGCGAGTGTTGGTGGCGAAGCAACCTTTCGCAGCCACATCGCAGGACCACTTTTGTCGGGTACCGAACATGTCGCGCCATTTGCCTGTTATCGTTGCCCGTATAATCACGCGGGGCCGGATGTTTGCGGCTTGGCCTGCGCGCAGATGGTCGAATATGTTTTGGAGAGGGAAGGCGACGTCGCCGCCGTAATCGCCGAGCCAATGCGGGCCGTGCCTTATGTGCCGCCGCCCGGATTTTGGAAGGTCGTCCGCGAGGCCTGTCATCGTCATGGCGCCTTGCTGATTTTCGATGAAATCCCAACGGGCTTGGGCAAAACGGGCAAAATGTTTGCCTTTGAGCACGACGATGTCATCCCCGATATTGTCACGATGGGCAAAGCTTTGGGCGGGGGAATTCTTCCTATTGCGGCTTGCGTTGCGCGGCGGGAATTGGACGTTTGCGGCGATTTTGCCATCGGCCATTATACCCACGAAAAAAACCCAGTCACGGCGCGCGCCGCCCTCACAACCATTCAAATCATCGAGGAAGAGGGACTTGTCGCGCGTGCAGCCGAGCTTGGCGACTACGCGATGGCGCAGCTGCAAGACCGCCTTGGGGATGTGCAAATCGTTGGCGATATACGGGGGCGTGGCTTGATGTTTGGCGTAGAGATCGTTGAGGACCGCGCCGCGAAAACCCAAGGCAATGCGCGGGCCGAACGGATATATTATGCCTGCCTTGAAGCGGGATTGAGCTTTAAAATCAGTCAAGGTTGTGTCCTTACCCTTTCGCCGCCCCTCACCATCGCAAAGGCCGATCTTGATCGCGCATTGGATATTGTGGTGACGGCGATCAAGGAGGCGGCTTGACGGACGAGGCCCATTTCGACGTCGCGATTATCGGTGGCGGCATCAATGGCGCGAGTGCGGCACAGCATTTGAGTGCGGCGGGGTGCCGCGTTTTGGTTGTGGAGAAAGACGACTTTGCCAGTGGCGCCACCAGTCGTTCCAGTCGCTTGTTGCATTGTGGATTGCGTCATTTGGCGAATGGTGATCGGTTGCGCGATCTGTTGCGTCATCCCCTGCGGTTGATGCGCGCGCTCGCGACAGTGCGCGAAGACATGTTGGCGCGGGACGAGTTGGTCGCCACCCTTCCTGAGCAGGTTAAAGCGATGAAATTTTGCTTGCCAATTTACAAGGATGATCCCTATCCCGCGTGGCTTCTTGATCTCGCCTTTGCAGCTCTGAGGCTGGCAAGTCCGCGGGGTGTGCCGCTTGAGTATCGCCGGTATCGCCCTTCCGAAATGCAGAAAATCCCGATTTATCCATGGCTGCGTACGCCAGAAAAGCTGCGCGGGCTTGTGGTGTTTCGGGAGTATATTTTCGACTGGCCCGAACGAATTGCGCTGGATGCCTTATTGGATGCGCGTCGGATGGGGGCCGACATTCGCAACTATACCCAAGTGACGGCGTTGCACCGCGAGGGTAACCAGTGGCAGTTGAATTTGCGAAAGTCCGACGGGGAACAGGCCAAGGTGACCGCGCAAACAGTGCTTAATTTTTCGGGCGCTTGGGTTGATGCGGTGCATCAGTTTACGGGCGATCCAGTGGGGAAAATCTGTCAGGGCATCAAGGGCATCCACATAGCGATTCAACTGCCAGAAGCTTTTGCCGACCATGGCGTTTTTACCTACAACAGCCTTGGCGAACCGCTCTATTGCCTGCCGTGGCGCGGCATTCATTATGTCGGGCTGACGCGCACGCCGTTCTCGGGCGATGCCAGTGATATTGCGGCCTCGGATCAGGAAATCGACTGGATACTTGCCGAAACTAACCGCGTGATGCCCAACCTGAATTTGGGGCGTTCGGATGTCGTGTATAGTTGGGCGGGGGTCAATCCGCTAACGCATGATCCACAGGAAGCTTTGGGCAGTCGCGAGATTAAAATCCACGACATGGCGTCCCACGGAATGGAGGGTATGTTTGCCTTGACGGGAGGCGCGATCATGACGCATCGACGCGTGGCGCGGCGGGTTGTTCAGAAGATACGAAGCAAAATTCAACCGTCCCGCCCGCCGCAAGACATGCAATTTGGCGCGGGTCAGGGGAAGGTTGACGCCGAATGTGCACAAAGCTTGACTGACGTTCTGTCGCGCCGGAGGGGCCTTGCGTGGGACGCCGATCAGGGGCGCGACTCCGCCCGTGGGATCGCCGAAAAGCTGGCTCCCGATTTTGGGTGGGATGCCCAACGGATCGAGGCAGAACTGATGGACTATGAGGGTTACTTGCAAACGGCGCGGCGCAAGCCAACGCGGGATTAATTTTCGAAAACAACGCCTTGGGATTGGGCGCGCAATCGGGGGTCTGTTGATTTCACCAACACATCGCGCCCTTCAAGCACCTCAAAACACCGCTCTAGGGTTTCCGCCTCTAACCGCTCCATCGCCCCCTCCGTATAGAACGTGAGATGCGGCGAGAGGATGACATTCGGGCGATTGAAAAGGGCGCTCATCGGGTGCCCTTCGCGCGCGAGCGGTTCTTGAGAATAAACATCAAGGCCAGCCCCTGCGATCCATTTCTCCTCGATGGCACGCACCAACGCTTGTTCATCGACAATCGCACCACGCGAGACATTCACCAGAAACGCAGTGCTTTTCATAGCACGCAATTCGGCCTCACCGACCAAGTGGAGCGTATCATCATTCAGGACGCTGTGAATGGTGACAAAATCGCTCTGCGCCAACATTGCGTGTAAATCGTCGATCTTTTCTACACCGATTTCTTGCATGTCTTGCGCCGAAGTATGGGGGCTATAGGCGATGACACGGGCGTTAAAGCCTTGCCCAGCCATGCGCGCCATGCTGCGCCCGATTTTTCCGAGGCCGATAATTCCCACGGTTTTGCCGGCAATATCCGTGCCCATCCACGTGGGTTCCGGCCACGCCCAGCCTTCGCTGTTCATTTGCTGGTTCAAATGGGGGAGCCGCTTGGCGAGGGCGATCAACATAGCAAAAGCGCCTTCGGCCACCGTTTCTTCGGCGTATTCGGGAATGTTTACCACCGTCACGCCATGCTCAATCGCGGCAGGAATATCGATGGCGTCAATTCCGACGCCGTATTTCACGATGCCTTTAAGCATGGGCGCATTTTCCAAAATGTGGCGCGTGATCGGCGTATAGCACATAAGGAGAAGGTCGGCGTCTTTTAGAGCTGCAATGAGATTTTGAGGGGTCGTCGCATCAGGAAGAAGCACCAATTCGTGGCCCGCCGCAATCAGGGCTTGATCCAAATAGGGTGTTTGTAATTCGCTGTCGGTTCTTACAATTCTCATGGTCAACCTTTCAAAAT
This Falsihalocynthiibacter arcticus DNA region includes the following protein-coding sequences:
- a CDS encoding 2-aminoethylphosphonate--pyruvate transaminase — protein: MAAPEFKIPRPHLGEPYLLTPGPLTTSYVVKQAMLRDWGSWDDDFRGMTRELRARLLDLLGAGKEAFDCVPMQGSGTFSVEAMLGSFIPRNGKVLVLANGAYGKRTAQTLEYLGRAHVVLDKGDYLPPRGAEVAKILADDPAITHVVAIHCETSSGILNPVEEISEVTYAAGRKLLIDSMSAFGAIELKVADIRYEALVSSANKCIEGVPGFGFIIARKTELEAAKGNSHSLSLDVHAQWAHMNKTEQWRFTPPTHVVAAFLVALRAHEAEGGVAGRGARYTRNRDVMVAGMRDLGFETLLKDRWLSPIIVTFFCPSDDNFAFDRFYELMKDKGFIIYPGKLTVVDSFRVGCIGQMDEHVMRQVVAAAKEALAEMGVANAAPPARALEERAILAA
- the phnA gene encoding phosphonoacetate hydrolase, with the protein product MTIQSPIVANGRAYPVPKTCAIAICLDGCEPEYLEVAIADGLMPTLKRMRETGTDRLAHSVIPSFTNPNNLSIATGRPPVVHGICGNYLYEPETGEEVMMNDVRFLRAPTIFKTFYDAGARVAIVTAKDKLRALLGAGLTFEDDRAKCFSAEKSDTSTQAEHGQEAASKWLGMAQPNVYSAELSEFVFAAGVKLLREWKPDVMYLTTTDFVQHKYAPHQPEAKAFYEMFDKYLTELDAMGAAIVVTADHGMKPKHLADGSPAVVYVQDLLDEWLGEAAARLILPITDPYVVHHGALGSFATAYLPEGADQADIMAKLRATEGITDVLTNAQAVARFELPSDRIGDIILVSGENICIGTSEHRHDLAALKEPLRSHGGLTEQEVPFICNRVLPLPERPVLRNFDAFFYATTAAAL
- the phnY gene encoding phosphonoacetaldehyde dehydrogenase — translated: MAVLKSEIRNEGMRIGGEIVFTDDVIPVHYPFTNEVVGSVPAGTAEHAKRAFEIAANYTPKLSRYERSQILRRTGELIGERRDYLARWLTLELGICHQHAIYETKRAQDVYLFAAQQALVDDGEIFSCDLTHNGKPRKIFTKREPVRAISAITPFNHPLNMVSHKIAPSIATNNCMVLKPTELTPLTAIALADILYEAGLPYEMLQIVTGWPKDIGEEMMVNENIDIVTFTGGVPVGKLIAAKAGYKRLALELGGNDPFIVCNDLSDEDLEKAATIAVAGAIGNSGQRCTAIKRILVQESVADRFVPMVLAKAKAVKFGDPQDPETELGCVIHAEAAELFEKRVFMAEKEGAKILYHPGRQGALLPPIVIDHVRHDSELVMEETFGPIVPIVRVPDDDTEVMRISNSTNFGLSSGVCTNDLNRAIAYINGLDVGTCNIWEQPGYRIEMSPFGGIKDSGNAVKEGVIEAMKFFTNVKTYSLPWPE
- a CDS encoding aspartate aminotransferase family protein, whose amino-acid sequence is MSKKIVHTEGESNTSDARQAWLEKSIGPRSAPLLERDSNAFLHQSLSSPCVSTIAKAEGIWIEDMDGRRYMDFHGNSVHHIGYGHPKLVAAIKKQLDDLPFAPRRFTNDPAVELAEKIAEIAPGDLCKTLFTTGGSDANEVALKIARAATGRFKTVSFWDAFHGAGLGAASVGGEATFRSHIAGPLLSGTEHVAPFACYRCPYNHAGPDVCGLACAQMVEYVLEREGDVAAVIAEPMRAVPYVPPPGFWKVVREACHRHGALLIFDEIPTGLGKTGKMFAFEHDDVIPDIVTMGKALGGGILPIAACVARRELDVCGDFAIGHYTHEKNPVTARAALTTIQIIEEEGLVARAAELGDYAMAQLQDRLGDVQIVGDIRGRGLMFGVEIVEDRAAKTQGNARAERIYYACLEAGLSFKISQGCVLTLSPPLTIAKADLDRALDIVVTAIKEAA
- a CDS encoding FAD-dependent oxidoreductase encodes the protein MTDEAHFDVAIIGGGINGASAAQHLSAAGCRVLVVEKDDFASGATSRSSRLLHCGLRHLANGDRLRDLLRHPLRLMRALATVREDMLARDELVATLPEQVKAMKFCLPIYKDDPYPAWLLDLAFAALRLASPRGVPLEYRRYRPSEMQKIPIYPWLRTPEKLRGLVVFREYIFDWPERIALDALLDARRMGADIRNYTQVTALHREGNQWQLNLRKSDGEQAKVTAQTVLNFSGAWVDAVHQFTGDPVGKICQGIKGIHIAIQLPEAFADHGVFTYNSLGEPLYCLPWRGIHYVGLTRTPFSGDASDIAASDQEIDWILAETNRVMPNLNLGRSDVVYSWAGVNPLTHDPQEALGSREIKIHDMASHGMEGMFALTGGAIMTHRRVARRVVQKIRSKIQPSRPPQDMQFGAGQGKVDAECAQSLTDVLSRRRGLAWDADQGRDSARGIAEKLAPDFGWDAQRIEAELMDYEGYLQTARRKPTRD
- a CDS encoding 2-hydroxyacid dehydrogenase; translation: MRIVRTDSELQTPYLDQALIAAGHELVLLPDATTPQNLIAALKDADLLLMCYTPITRHILENAPMLKGIVKYGVGIDAIDIPAAIEHGVTVVNIPEYAEETVAEGAFAMLIALAKRLPHLNQQMNSEGWAWPEPTWMGTDIAGKTVGIIGLGKIGRSMARMAGQGFNARVIAYSPHTSAQDMQEIGVEKIDDLHAMLAQSDFVTIHSVLNDDTLHLVGEAELRAMKSTAFLVNVSRGAIVDEQALVRAIEEKWIAGAGLDVYSQEPLAREGHPMSALFNRPNVILSPHLTFYTEGAMERLEAETLERCFEVLEGRDVLVKSTDPRLRAQSQGVVFEN